The following is a genomic window from Methylomarinum vadi.
TTCCAAAACATGCCTATAATACGGTTCATTCTCGGGAACCGTTTTGGAGAAATAAGCTTCCATGTCATGCCTGACATCGGGATCGGCATTTTCATTGATGGCCAGAGAAGCCGATGTATGCTGCATAAAAATATGGACCAACCCGACCCGCATACTTTTCAATTCCGGTATTTCATTGGTTATATGCCGGGTAATTAGATGGAACCCTCGACTCATGGCCGGCAATTTGATCTTTTTTTGTATCCACATTTCAATACACAATCAACACGACAAGAGGCAATAAATTGATCGCCAATCAACTATCGCCGAACAATTCGATAAAAAACCTATCTTCACTATTTCCTCGCCACACGGCTTTCCGGTCGCAAAAACGATAATATCAGCGATATCGCCAGCAAGAAGATAAAGGACCGGGATTGATCAGCCCTGCCATCACA
Proteins encoded in this region:
- a CDS encoding secondary thiamine-phosphate synthase enzyme YjbQ; protein product: MWIQKKIKLPAMSRGFHLITRHITNEIPELKSMRVGLVHIFMQHTSASLAINENADPDVRHDMEAYFSKTVPENEPYYRHVLEGADDMPAHIKSVLLGESLTVPVSEGRLALGTWQGIYLCEHRNHAAGRTLMVTLNGE